One region of Primulina tabacum isolate GXHZ01 chromosome 17, ASM2559414v2, whole genome shotgun sequence genomic DNA includes:
- the LOC142531828 gene encoding putative hexosyltransferase MUCI70 isoform X2, giving the protein MDIDFQRVVSRAVRRNQLHQHTGVVPLNSGKLPQDCTMRIIWKRGFIRLVLTAALCNKDSKVFGMLHTMGLLTPPHRCTIPVADDPNKIVIPKDNSPEKFVQKLSYMMEDIIQSNGSQSPLFGGHQTWQQREESFKVKPTMKVHCGFMQGGGAEMASKDVHYVKKCKFVVASGIFDAYDTPHQPSNISKRSESLFCFLMVVDEVSLDFIKKNATIREDTAGGQWVGIWRLILLKHKPYDEPRRNGKVPKILTHRLFPQARYSIWIDGKMELVVDPLLLLERYLWRGKQTFAIAQHKHHRSIYEEADSNKRRKRYARPLIDLHMKIYRYEGMESWSPKKSVVSDVPEGAIIIREHTTLNNLFSCLWFNEVNLLTPRDQLSFGYVVYRLGGMFKLFMFPNCEYNSIFILHPHNREHSSKIEWAKTIAEIKKHPELIESRGGLGLWTPYPGNLDLVVLPPVARPSKAG; this is encoded by the exons ATGGATATTGATTTTCAGCGGGTTGTTTCGCGGGCTGTCCGAAGAAATCAGCTGCATCAACATACAGGAG TTGTGCCTTTGAACAGTGGGAAATTGCCGCAGGATTGCACGATGAGGATAATTTGGAAAAGGGGCTTCATTCGATTAGTTCTTACTGCTG CCCTTTGTAACAAAGATAGCAAAGTATTTGGCATGCTACATACAATGGGACTCCTGACACCACCTCATC GTTGTACAATCCCTGTTgctgatgacccaaataagatagtTATTCCCAAGGATAATTCACCTGAAAAATTTGTCCAAAAACTCTCCTACATGATGGAAGACATTATTCAGAGTAATGGATCCCAATCTCCTCTCTTTGGTGGGCATCAGACTTGGCAACAGAGAGAGGAGAGCTTCAAAGTCAAACCAACGATGAAG GTGCATTGTGGTTTTATGCAAGGTGGAGGTGCGGAAATGGCTTCAAAAGATGTCCACTATGTGAAGAAATGTAAATTTGTTGTTGCCAGTGGCATCTTTGATGCTTATGATACGCCTCACCAGCCATCCAATATTAGTAAACGTTCAGAGAGTCTTTTTTGTTTTCTAATGGTGGTTGATGAAGTGTCTCTCgacttcataaaaaaaaatgcaaCAATCAGAGAGGATACTGCTGGAGGGCAGTGGGTTGGTATCTGGCGTTTGATTCTGCTTAAGCATAAGCCATATGATGAACCCAGAAGAAATGGGAAGGTTCCGAAGATATTAACCCACAGATTATTTCCTCAAGCACGTTACAGCATATGGATTGATGGTAAAATGGAACTTGTAGTTGACCCATTGCTTCTGTTAGAGAG ATACTTATGGCGTGGGAAGCAAACATTTGCCATTGCCCAACATAAACATCATCGAAGTATCTACGAAGAAGCTGATTCCAACAAAAGGAGGAAGCGATATGCTCGTCCTCTGATTGATCTACACATGAAAATTTATCGTTACGAAGGCATGGAGTCCTGGAGTCCCAAAAAAAGTGTCGTCAGCG ACGTCCCCGAAGGAGCCATAATCATACGTGAACATACTACACTGAATAATCTGTTTAGTTGCTTATGGTTCAACGAGGTCAACCTCTTAACGCCAAGAGATCAACTAAGTTTTGGATACGTTGTTTATAGGTTAGGTGGCATGTTCAAATTGTTCATGTTTCCGAACTGTGAATACAATTCAATCTTTATATTGCATCCTCACAATCGCGAGCATTCATCTAAAATCGAGTGGGCAAAAACCATAGCTGAGATTAAGAAACATCCTGAGTTGATAGAAAGTAGGGGAGGGTTAGGATTGTGGACTCCGTATCCCGGGAATCTTGATTTGGTTGTGTTACCACCTGTAGCCAGACCTTCCAAAGCTGGGTGA
- the LOC142530701 gene encoding uncharacterized protein LOC142530701 codes for MGDNSQNSQNRPRFVSSTQHPPQFPNWPFVSNFQGYENPSNHPNYTSRAPYPPPTPEYWQSIGNPDFMPPYFYGLYNPQSTNMPIENEPPTPTFVPETQLSNRETRVDLENVQNADVDVEGTKKRIIWKKEEDELLARSYVTMSDDPVIGNDQKGNDFWRRVADYYNDNRPAGSSQRALNVIRSHWHNTVQKKVNRFNANYNSVYNTYRSGHSDEDILRFAYEKYRDENNGVAFNLEHVWRIMKTRPLFTPQSDDHLVGTKKARIS; via the coding sequence ATGGGTGACAATAGTCAGAACTCACAAAATCGACCTCGATTTGTTTCTTCTACACAACATCCACCACAATTTCCAAATTGGCCGTTTGTTTCAAATTTCCAAGGTTATGAAAATCCTTCGAATCATCCAAATTACACCTCCCGAGCTCCGTATCCACCGCCTACACCTGAATATTGGCAAAGTATAGGCAACCCAGATTTCATGCCACCTTATTTTTATGGATTATATAATCCACAATCCACCAATATGCCAATCGAAAACGAGCCGCCAACTCCTACGTTTGTCCCAGAGACTCAGTTGTCCAACCGTGAAACACGAGTTGATCTCGAAAATGTGCAAAATGCTGATGTAGATGTTGAGGGTACGAAGAAGCGAATAATATGGAAAAAGGAGGAAGACGAGCTACTAGCGAGATCGTATGTCACAATGAGTGATGACCCAGTCATCGGCAATGATCAGAAGGGGAATGATTTCTGGAGACGTGTTGCGGACTACTACAATGACAATCGTCCCGCTGGTTCATCTCAGAGAGCTTTAAACGTGATTCGATCTCATTGGCACAATACCGTCCAAAAAAAGGTAAATCGCTTCAACGCAAATTATAATAGTGTTTACAATACTTATCGAAGCGGCCATAGTGATGAAGACATATTGCGGTTTGCATATGAAAAATATCGTGATGAAAATAATGGAGTTGCATTTAATCTGGAGCATGTGTGGAGAATCATGAAAACACGTCCACTGTTCACTCCACAGTCCGATGATCACTTGGTTGGTACAAAGAAAGCGAGAATCTCATAG
- the LOC142531828 gene encoding putative hexosyltransferase MUCI70 isoform X3, whose product MRIVHSSTLCNKDSKVFGMLHTMGLLTPPHRCTIPVADDPNKIVIPKDNSPEKFVQKLSYMMEDIIQSNGSQSPLFGGHQTWQQREESFKVKPTMKVHCGFMQGGGAEMASKDVHYVKKCKFVVASGIFDAYDTPHQPSNISKRSESLFCFLMVVDEVSLDFIKKNATIREDTAGGQWVGIWRLILLKHKPYDEPRRNGKVPKILTHRLFPQARYSIWIDGKMELVVDPLLLLERYLWRGKQTFAIAQHKHHRSIYEEADSNKRRKRYARPLIDLHMKIYRYEGMESWSPKKSVVSDVPEGAIIIREHTTLNNLFSCLWFNEVNLLTPRDQLSFGYVVYRLGGMFKLFMFPNCEYNSIFILHPHNREHSSKIEWAKTIAEIKKHPELIESRGGLGLWTPYPGNLDLVVLPPVARPSKAG is encoded by the exons ATGAGAATAGTACATTCAtcaa CCCTTTGTAACAAAGATAGCAAAGTATTTGGCATGCTACATACAATGGGACTCCTGACACCACCTCATC GTTGTACAATCCCTGTTgctgatgacccaaataagatagtTATTCCCAAGGATAATTCACCTGAAAAATTTGTCCAAAAACTCTCCTACATGATGGAAGACATTATTCAGAGTAATGGATCCCAATCTCCTCTCTTTGGTGGGCATCAGACTTGGCAACAGAGAGAGGAGAGCTTCAAAGTCAAACCAACGATGAAG GTGCATTGTGGTTTTATGCAAGGTGGAGGTGCGGAAATGGCTTCAAAAGATGTCCACTATGTGAAGAAATGTAAATTTGTTGTTGCCAGTGGCATCTTTGATGCTTATGATACGCCTCACCAGCCATCCAATATTAGTAAACGTTCAGAGAGTCTTTTTTGTTTTCTAATGGTGGTTGATGAAGTGTCTCTCgacttcataaaaaaaaatgcaaCAATCAGAGAGGATACTGCTGGAGGGCAGTGGGTTGGTATCTGGCGTTTGATTCTGCTTAAGCATAAGCCATATGATGAACCCAGAAGAAATGGGAAGGTTCCGAAGATATTAACCCACAGATTATTTCCTCAAGCACGTTACAGCATATGGATTGATGGTAAAATGGAACTTGTAGTTGACCCATTGCTTCTGTTAGAGAG ATACTTATGGCGTGGGAAGCAAACATTTGCCATTGCCCAACATAAACATCATCGAAGTATCTACGAAGAAGCTGATTCCAACAAAAGGAGGAAGCGATATGCTCGTCCTCTGATTGATCTACACATGAAAATTTATCGTTACGAAGGCATGGAGTCCTGGAGTCCCAAAAAAAGTGTCGTCAGCG ACGTCCCCGAAGGAGCCATAATCATACGTGAACATACTACACTGAATAATCTGTTTAGTTGCTTATGGTTCAACGAGGTCAACCTCTTAACGCCAAGAGATCAACTAAGTTTTGGATACGTTGTTTATAGGTTAGGTGGCATGTTCAAATTGTTCATGTTTCCGAACTGTGAATACAATTCAATCTTTATATTGCATCCTCACAATCGCGAGCATTCATCTAAAATCGAGTGGGCAAAAACCATAGCTGAGATTAAGAAACATCCTGAGTTGATAGAAAGTAGGGGAGGGTTAGGATTGTGGACTCCGTATCCCGGGAATCTTGATTTGGTTGTGTTACCACCTGTAGCCAGACCTTCCAAAGCTGGGTGA
- the LOC142530774 gene encoding V-type proton ATPase subunit B2-like, which yields MGESQNNVDLEEGTLEIGMEYRTVSGVAGPLVILDKVKGPKYQEIVNIRLGDGTTRRGQVLEVDGEKAVVQVFEGTSGIDNKYTTVQFTGEVLKTPVSLDMLGRIFNGSGKPIDNGPPILPEAYLDISGSSINPSERTYPEEMIQTGISTIDVMNSIARGQKIPLFSAAGLPHNEIAAQICRQAGLVKRLEKSDNLLEHDGEDNFAIVFAAMGVNMETAQFFKRDFEENGSMERVTLFLNLANDPTIERIITPRIALTTAEYLAYECGKHVLVILTDMSSYADALREVSAAREEVPGRRGYPGYMYTDLATIYERAGRIEGRKGSITQIPILTMPNDDITHPTPDLTGYITEGQIYIDRQLHNRQIYPPINVLPSLSRLMKSAIGEGMTRRDHSDVSNQLYANYAIGKDVQAMKAVVGEEALSSEDLLYLEFLDKFERKFVAQGAYDTRNIFQSLDLAWTLLRIFPRELLHRIPAKTLDQYYSRDAAN from the exons ATGGGGGAGTCACAGAACAACGTTGACTTGGAGGAGGGAACTCTGGAAATTGGAATGG AATACAGGACTGTGTCAGGCGTTGCTGGACCTCTGGTTATTCTTGACAAAGTCAAG GGACCCAAGTACCAAGAGATTGTTAATATTCGCCTAGGAGATGGAACAACCCGACGTGGGCAAGTTTTGGAAGTTGATGGGGAAAAGGCTGTTGTTCAG GTCTTTGAAGGAACATCCGGAATCGATAACAAATACACAACTGTGCAGTTCACAGGGGAG GTTCTAAAAACACCTGTCTCATTGGACATGCTTGGCCGTATTTTTAATGGTTCTGGGAAACCCATAGACAATGGGCCTCCTATTCTTCCAGAGGCTTACTTGGATATATCTG GGAGTTCTATCAATCCTAGTGAGAGAACCTATCCTGAAGAAATGATACAGACTGGAATTTCAACTATTGATGTCATGAACTCAATTGCCCGAGGGCAGAAAATCCCTCTGTTCTCTGCTGCTGGTCTTCCCCACAACGAAATTGCTGCCCAGATCTGTCGTCAGGCTGGCCTGGTGAAACGGTTGGAGAAATCTGATAATCTTCTCGAG CACGATGGAGAGGACAATTTTGCCATTGTCTTTGCAGCTATGGGAGTCAACATGGAGACTGCACAGTTCTTTAAACGTGATTTTGAGGAAAATGGATCCATGGAGAGGGTGACCCTTTTCCTTAACTTG GCCAATGACCCTACAATAGAACGCATTATTACTCCTCGTATTGCTCTGACAACTGCAGAATATTTAGCATATGAATGTGGAAAGCATGTCCTGGTCATATTGACAGATATGAGTTCTTATGCTGATGCTCTCCGTGAG GTGTCTGCTGCTCGAGAGGAAGTTCCTGGAAGGCGTGGATATCCTGGTTACATGTACACCGATCTTGCAACTATCTATGAGCGAGCTGGGCGTATTGAAGGACGGAAGGGATCCATCACACAGATTCCTATCTTGACTATGCCGAATGATG ACATCACACATCCAACTCCAGATCTTACTGGTTACATTACCGAAGGGCAGATATATATTGACAGACAACTTCATAATCGGCAG ATATACCCTCCAATTAATGTGCTGCCATCCTTGTCCCGTTTGATGAAG AGTGCAATTGGTGAGGGCATGACCCGTAGGGATCACTCCGATGTATCTAACCAG CTTTACGCAAACTATGCCATTGGAAAGGATGTCCAGGCAATGAAAGCTGTGGTTGGAGAAGAAGCACTTTCCTCGGAAGATCTG CTATATCTCGAGTTTCTTGATAAATTTGAGAGGAAGTTTGTCGCACAAGGAGCCTATGACACCCGCAACATCTTCCAGTCACTTGATCTGGCTTGGACACTGCTCCGGATCTTCCCCCGGGAGCTTCTTCACCGTATTCCCGCAAAGACTCTCGACCAATACTATAGCAGGGATGCGGCAAACTAG
- the LOC142530971 gene encoding putative protein phosphatase 2C 60, producing the protein MFSSLLKFLRACFRPNSDRYIHSGSDSGGRQDGLLWYKDSGQHCNGDFSMAVVQANNLLEDQSQLESGSLSLNDSGPYGTFVGIYDGHGGPEASRFINEHLFQHLKRFTAENQSMSVEVIRKAFQATEDGFFSVVSRQWPMKPQIAAVGSCCLVGIICNGTLYVASLGDSRAVLGRRVRATEEVLAIQLSEEHNASFESVRRELQSLHPDDPQIVVLKHNVWRVKGLIQISRSIGDIYLKKAEYNREPLFAKFRLRQPFKRPILRSEPAITVHQLQPHDQFIIFASDGLWEHLTNQEAVDLVHNRPRNGSARRLIKTALQEAAKKREMRYSDLKKIDRGVRRHFHDDITVVVVFLDSHLVSRATSTKGP; encoded by the exons ATGTTTTCAAGCTTATTGAAATTTTTGAGGGCCTGTTTTCGGCCCAACTCGGACCGATATATTCACTCTGGTTCGGATTCTGGGGGTCGGCAAGATGGTCTTTTATGGTATAAGGACTCCGGGCAACATTGCAATGGAGATTTTTCAATGGCTGTAGTTCAAGCCAATAATTTACTTGAGGATCAAAGTCAACTTGAGTCTGGCTCTCTGAGTTTGAATGATTCAGGGCCATATGGTACTTTTGTCGGGATTTATGATGGACATGGCGGCCCCGAAGCTTCACGCTTCATCAACGAGCATCTCTTTCAACATCTAAAGA GGTTCACTGCTGAAAATCAATCCATGTCAGTTGAAGTGATTCGGAAGGCGTTTCAAGCTACAGAAGATGGATTCTTCTCGGTTGTGAGCAGGCAATGGCCTATGAAACCACAGATAGCAGCGGTCGGCTCTTGCTGCCTTGTTGGAATCATCTGCAATGGGACTCTTTATGTGGCCAGTCTTGGTGATTCGCGTGCTGTTTTAGGTAGACGTGTTAGGGCTACCGAGGAAGTCCTTGCCATTCAACTCTCAGAAGAGCATAATGCGAGCTTTGAATCTGTGAGACGGGAACTGCAATCTCTACATCCTGATGATCCGCAAATTGTTGTTCTCAAGCATAATGTGTGGCGTGTGAAAGGTCTTATACAG ATTTCTAGATCGATAGGAGACATTTATTTGAAGAAGGCGGAATACAACAGGGAGCCGTTGTTTGCGAAATTTCGACTCCGGCAACCATTCAAAAGACCAATTTTGAGATCTGAACCAGCAATTACTGTGCACCAGTTACAACCTCATGATCAGTTCATCATATTCGCATCGGATGGCCTTTGGGAGCATCTTACAAATCAAGAAGCCGTCGATCTGGTCCATAATCGTCCGCGGAAT GGCAGTGCTAGAAGATTAATAAAAACAGCACTTCAAGAGGCGGCGAAGAAGAGAGAGATGAGATACTCGGACTTGAAGAAAATTGATCGTGGGGTGCGTCGCCATTTCCACGATGACATCACAGTTGTGGTTGTATTCCTCGACTCACATCTTGTGAGCAGGGCTACTTCAACCAAGGGTCCTTAA
- the LOC142531828 gene encoding putative hexosyltransferase MUCI70 isoform X1, translated as MDIDFQRVVSRAVRRNQLHQHTGVVPLNSGKLPQDCTMRIIWKRGFIRLVLTAGIIWMMIILTVFLFHVWSCQSSVAFFAALCNKDSKVFGMLHTMGLLTPPHRCTIPVADDPNKIVIPKDNSPEKFVQKLSYMMEDIIQSNGSQSPLFGGHQTWQQREESFKVKPTMKVHCGFMQGGGAEMASKDVHYVKKCKFVVASGIFDAYDTPHQPSNISKRSESLFCFLMVVDEVSLDFIKKNATIREDTAGGQWVGIWRLILLKHKPYDEPRRNGKVPKILTHRLFPQARYSIWIDGKMELVVDPLLLLERYLWRGKQTFAIAQHKHHRSIYEEADSNKRRKRYARPLIDLHMKIYRYEGMESWSPKKSVVSDVPEGAIIIREHTTLNNLFSCLWFNEVNLLTPRDQLSFGYVVYRLGGMFKLFMFPNCEYNSIFILHPHNREHSSKIEWAKTIAEIKKHPELIESRGGLGLWTPYPGNLDLVVLPPVARPSKAG; from the exons ATGGATATTGATTTTCAGCGGGTTGTTTCGCGGGCTGTCCGAAGAAATCAGCTGCATCAACATACAGGAG TTGTGCCTTTGAACAGTGGGAAATTGCCGCAGGATTGCACGATGAGGATAATTTGGAAAAGGGGCTTCATTCGATTAGTTCTTACTGCTGGTATTATATGGATGATGATAATCCTCACCGTTTTTCTGTTTCATGTTTGGTCTTGCCAGTCTTCTGTTGCTTTTTTTGCAG CCCTTTGTAACAAAGATAGCAAAGTATTTGGCATGCTACATACAATGGGACTCCTGACACCACCTCATC GTTGTACAATCCCTGTTgctgatgacccaaataagatagtTATTCCCAAGGATAATTCACCTGAAAAATTTGTCCAAAAACTCTCCTACATGATGGAAGACATTATTCAGAGTAATGGATCCCAATCTCCTCTCTTTGGTGGGCATCAGACTTGGCAACAGAGAGAGGAGAGCTTCAAAGTCAAACCAACGATGAAG GTGCATTGTGGTTTTATGCAAGGTGGAGGTGCGGAAATGGCTTCAAAAGATGTCCACTATGTGAAGAAATGTAAATTTGTTGTTGCCAGTGGCATCTTTGATGCTTATGATACGCCTCACCAGCCATCCAATATTAGTAAACGTTCAGAGAGTCTTTTTTGTTTTCTAATGGTGGTTGATGAAGTGTCTCTCgacttcataaaaaaaaatgcaaCAATCAGAGAGGATACTGCTGGAGGGCAGTGGGTTGGTATCTGGCGTTTGATTCTGCTTAAGCATAAGCCATATGATGAACCCAGAAGAAATGGGAAGGTTCCGAAGATATTAACCCACAGATTATTTCCTCAAGCACGTTACAGCATATGGATTGATGGTAAAATGGAACTTGTAGTTGACCCATTGCTTCTGTTAGAGAG ATACTTATGGCGTGGGAAGCAAACATTTGCCATTGCCCAACATAAACATCATCGAAGTATCTACGAAGAAGCTGATTCCAACAAAAGGAGGAAGCGATATGCTCGTCCTCTGATTGATCTACACATGAAAATTTATCGTTACGAAGGCATGGAGTCCTGGAGTCCCAAAAAAAGTGTCGTCAGCG ACGTCCCCGAAGGAGCCATAATCATACGTGAACATACTACACTGAATAATCTGTTTAGTTGCTTATGGTTCAACGAGGTCAACCTCTTAACGCCAAGAGATCAACTAAGTTTTGGATACGTTGTTTATAGGTTAGGTGGCATGTTCAAATTGTTCATGTTTCCGAACTGTGAATACAATTCAATCTTTATATTGCATCCTCACAATCGCGAGCATTCATCTAAAATCGAGTGGGCAAAAACCATAGCTGAGATTAAGAAACATCCTGAGTTGATAGAAAGTAGGGGAGGGTTAGGATTGTGGACTCCGTATCCCGGGAATCTTGATTTGGTTGTGTTACCACCTGTAGCCAGACCTTCCAAAGCTGGGTGA